One window of the Rhizorhabdus dicambivorans genome contains the following:
- a CDS encoding TonB-dependent siderophore receptor has translation MSAVIALLAAAVAVPADAADARSDGAEIIVTGQRTERENIYGVEAQTTTTRFPISQRETPQSISIVTRAQIEDFQLNDVNALLATVPGVNVQAVETDRIQYSARGFDIQTFQVDGIGLPFAFEIQTGSIDTAIYDHIEVVRGAPGLLSSTGNPSAVVNFIRKRPVKRLQASGSVQYGSFENKRVDGDVSVPLVEGGALRGRVVGAYLDTDSYLDRYRLRRWTGYGIVEADLGAATTLSAGYGHQDHQTRGAMWGSLPLYYTDGSRIDLDRLANTGPSWAGWNVVDRQIFSDLTHDFGNGWNSRITLVRRAINEDDQLFYVYGNPDRATGDGVFSYPGAFRARTRNLTLDAYVAGKLSLFGRDHEVMFGVNRAAQRYRQYSSYDFATIGVALPLATLFDGNFARPAFPAAYDLSLDTHTRRETGYGLVRLSLADPLKVMLGGNITRATSDGFSYGAPTNYKRTRVLPFVGATLDVASNISAYASYATIFNPQTQVDVNRRLLDPIEGNNVEVGLKGEWNEGRLTASIALFQARQNNTAELAGFDTTIGQSVYRGVDARSQGVEFEFGGELVAGLQATGGYTLLRLRDEGGGSVRTFVPRSTARLNFTYSPPALQAVKLGASLRYQSRIYLEPGSVSVTTGAPIRVTQPQYALIDLLARYDLDRHLSLSVNLRNVTNVKYIEALNYDQGYHGAPRSILATLSVRY, from the coding sequence ATGTCTGCTGTCATTGCCTTGCTCGCGGCCGCCGTGGCCGTTCCCGCCGACGCGGCCGATGCCCGTTCGGACGGGGCGGAGATCATCGTCACCGGCCAGCGGACCGAGCGCGAGAACATCTACGGCGTGGAGGCCCAGACCACCACGACCCGCTTCCCGATCAGCCAGCGCGAGACGCCCCAGTCGATCAGCATCGTCACCCGTGCCCAGATCGAGGATTTCCAGCTCAACGACGTCAATGCGCTGCTGGCAACCGTGCCGGGCGTGAACGTCCAGGCGGTCGAGACCGACCGCATCCAATATTCGGCGCGGGGCTTCGACATCCAGACCTTCCAGGTCGACGGGATCGGTCTGCCCTTCGCCTTCGAGATCCAGACCGGGTCGATCGATACCGCGATCTACGACCATATCGAAGTGGTGCGGGGCGCGCCGGGCCTGCTGTCGTCCACGGGCAATCCTTCGGCGGTCGTCAACTTCATCCGCAAGCGGCCGGTCAAGCGGCTTCAGGCTTCCGGCAGCGTCCAATATGGCTCGTTCGAGAACAAGCGGGTCGATGGCGACGTCAGCGTTCCGCTGGTCGAGGGCGGCGCCCTGCGGGGGCGCGTCGTCGGCGCCTATCTCGATACCGACAGCTATCTCGACCGCTACCGCCTGCGACGCTGGACGGGCTATGGGATTGTCGAGGCCGATCTTGGCGCGGCAACCACGCTGAGTGCCGGCTATGGCCACCAGGACCACCAGACGCGGGGCGCTATGTGGGGCTCCCTGCCGCTCTATTATACCGACGGCAGCCGCATCGATCTCGACCGTTTGGCCAATACCGGGCCGTCCTGGGCGGGTTGGAACGTGGTCGATCGCCAGATCTTCAGCGACTTGACGCATGATTTCGGGAATGGCTGGAATTCGAGGATCACCCTCGTCCGGCGCGCGATCAACGAAGATGATCAGCTGTTCTACGTCTATGGCAATCCCGATCGCGCCACCGGCGATGGCGTGTTCAGCTATCCCGGTGCCTTCAGGGCGCGGACCCGCAACCTGACCCTCGATGCCTATGTCGCCGGCAAGCTCTCGCTGTTCGGCCGCGATCATGAGGTGATGTTCGGCGTGAACCGCGCCGCGCAGCGCTATCGCCAATATTCAAGCTATGACTTCGCCACGATCGGCGTCGCGCTGCCGCTGGCGACGCTGTTCGACGGCAATTTCGCGCGACCGGCCTTCCCGGCCGCCTATGATCTGAGCCTCGATACGCATACGCGGCGGGAAACCGGCTATGGGCTGGTCCGCCTGAGCCTGGCCGATCCGCTGAAGGTGATGCTGGGCGGCAACATCACCCGCGCGACCAGCGACGGATTCTCCTACGGCGCACCTACCAACTACAAGCGCACCCGGGTCCTTCCGTTCGTGGGTGCGACGCTGGACGTCGCCTCCAACATCAGCGCCTATGCGAGCTATGCGACCATCTTCAATCCCCAGACCCAGGTGGACGTCAACCGCCGCCTGCTCGACCCGATCGAAGGCAACAATGTCGAGGTCGGGCTGAAAGGGGAATGGAATGAGGGCCGGCTGACCGCCAGCATCGCCCTGTTCCAGGCGCGCCAGAACAACACGGCGGAACTCGCCGGCTTCGACACCACGATCGGGCAGAGCGTCTATCGCGGCGTCGATGCAAGATCGCAGGGGGTGGAGTTCGAGTTCGGCGGCGAACTGGTCGCCGGGCTCCAGGCGACCGGCGGATATACGCTCCTGCGCTTGCGGGACGAGGGCGGCGGATCGGTGAGGACGTTCGTGCCGCGCAGCACGGCGCGCCTGAACTTCACCTATTCGCCGCCCGCTCTTCAGGCTGTCAAGCTGGGCGCATCGCTGCGCTATCAGAGCCGCATCTATCTGGAGCCGGGTTCGGTGTCGGTCACCACCGGCGCGCCGATCCGCGTGACCCAGCCGCAATATGCCCTGATCGATCTGCTCGCCCGCTATGATCTGGACCGGCATCTGTCGCTGAGCGTGAACCTGCGAAACGTGACGAACGTCAAATATATCGAGGCCCTGAACTATGATCAGGGCTATCACGGCGCGCCTCGCAGCATCCTCGCCACGCTGAGCGTCAGATATTGA
- a CDS encoding SixA phosphatase family protein, translated as MKKVTLLRHAKSGWDDPVSRDFDRPLNAKGKRAAHRVGEYLRQHDIHFDHVVASPAVRVVETIEHLAEGTGETIAPAWDKRVYLASAVSLLDVIQEADDRYDNLLLVGHNPGLEDLVLMLVPDSPDDAARDQVEEKFPTASIAEISFPVDRWEDIRPNGGALSLFVRPRDLDPALGPDQN; from the coding sequence GTGAAGAAGGTGACGCTGCTGCGGCACGCCAAGTCGGGCTGGGACGACCCCGTCTCCCGCGATTTCGACCGGCCGCTTAACGCCAAGGGCAAGCGCGCCGCGCATCGCGTCGGCGAATATCTGCGCCAGCACGACATCCATTTCGATCATGTCGTCGCATCCCCCGCCGTCCGCGTGGTGGAGACGATCGAGCATCTGGCCGAAGGCACTGGCGAGACGATCGCGCCCGCCTGGGACAAGCGCGTCTACCTCGCCTCGGCGGTGTCGCTCCTCGATGTGATCCAGGAAGCCGACGACCGGTACGACAATCTGCTGCTGGTGGGCCATAATCCCGGCCTGGAGGACCTGGTCCTCATGCTGGTTCCGGACAGTCCGGATGACGCGGCGCGCGACCAGGTCGAGGAGAAATTCCCGACCGCGAGCATCGCCGAGATCAGCTTCCCGGTCGATCGCTGGGAGGATATCCGCCCCAATGGCGGCGCGCTCTCGCTGTTCGTCCGCCCCCGTGACCTGGATCCCGCGCTGGGCCCGGATCAGAACTGA
- a CDS encoding MerR family transcriptional regulator: MTSGAEKAEDAFRTIGELSAELGIQQHILRYWETRFPQLRPLQRAGNRRYYRPADAALVRRIHSLLNEQGYTIRGVQKLLAQKVSPAPATEPAAPPPGTPIAPQPVLVVNQSTIPSPARAELLAIRESLVQALAADMD, encoded by the coding sequence ATGACTTCCGGCGCAGAGAAAGCCGAGGACGCTTTCCGTACCATCGGCGAGCTCTCGGCGGAGCTGGGTATCCAGCAGCATATATTGCGCTATTGGGAGACGCGTTTCCCGCAGCTTCGGCCGCTCCAGCGCGCGGGTAACCGCCGCTATTACCGGCCGGCCGACGCCGCTCTGGTGCGGCGCATTCACAGCCTGCTCAACGAGCAGGGCTATACGATCCGGGGCGTTCAGAAGCTGCTCGCGCAGAAGGTGTCGCCGGCCCCCGCCACCGAGCCGGCGGCTCCGCCGCCCGGCACGCCCATCGCGCCGCAACCCGTGCTGGTGGTCAATCAGTCCACCATCCCATCGCCCGCGCGCGCCGAATTGCTGGCGATTCGCGAGTCGCTGGTCCAGGCGCTGGCCGCCGACATGGATTGA
- a CDS encoding integration host factor subunit alpha: protein MALDRGTLTRADLSEEVHREIGLSRADSAAVVEQVLEHMCAALAKGENVKVSGFGSFILREKGQRVGRNPKTGVEVPIAPRRVLTFRASQMLRDRIVAGN from the coding sequence ATGGCGTTGGATCGGGGGACTTTGACGCGAGCGGACCTGTCGGAGGAAGTGCATCGCGAGATCGGCCTGTCCCGGGCCGACAGCGCGGCCGTCGTCGAACAGGTGCTGGAGCATATGTGCGCCGCGCTCGCCAAGGGTGAGAATGTGAAGGTTTCGGGCTTCGGCAGCTTCATCCTTCGCGAGAAGGGCCAGCGCGTCGGCCGCAATCCCAAGACCGGTGTCGAGGTGCCGATCGCACCGCGCCGCGTGCTCACCTTCCGCGCCAGCCAGATGCTCCGCGACCGGATCGTGGCCGGAAATTAA
- a CDS encoding beta-ketoacyl-ACP synthase III has protein sequence MTVETARRAVITGTGSALPRRQVTNAELARTVDTSDEWIVERTGIRTRYIAGEGETTSTLATEAARNAIAAAGIAATEIDLIILATATPDQTFPASATIVQTALGIDDCVSFDVQAVCSGFLYAMTVADSMIRSGAASTALVIGAETFSRILDWEDRTTCVLFGDGAGAVVLRAEEGTRGVLAARLHADGRHNQLLYVDGGPSTTQTVGKLRMRGQEVFRHAVTNLASVLREVMDAAGLATSDIDWVVPHQANRRILDATARKLGLPAESVIVTVDRHANTSAASVPLALDVAIRDGRIKRGDLLVLEAMGGGFTWGAAAIRY, from the coding sequence GTGACCGTCGAGACTGCCCGCCGTGCCGTGATCACCGGGACCGGATCGGCGCTGCCCAGGCGCCAGGTGACCAATGCCGAACTGGCCAGGACCGTCGACACCTCCGACGAATGGATCGTCGAGCGCACCGGCATCCGCACCCGCTATATCGCCGGCGAGGGCGAGACCACCTCGACCCTCGCGACCGAGGCGGCGCGCAACGCGATCGCGGCGGCCGGTATTGCCGCGACCGAGATTGACCTGATCATCCTCGCGACCGCGACCCCCGACCAGACCTTCCCGGCGTCGGCCACGATCGTCCAGACCGCGCTTGGCATCGACGATTGCGTGTCATTCGACGTACAGGCGGTCTGCTCGGGCTTCCTCTACGCGATGACGGTCGCCGACAGCATGATCCGCTCGGGCGCGGCATCGACCGCGCTGGTGATCGGCGCGGAGACCTTCAGCCGCATCCTCGACTGGGAGGACCGTACCACCTGCGTGCTGTTCGGCGATGGCGCCGGCGCGGTGGTGCTGCGCGCGGAGGAAGGCACGCGCGGCGTGCTCGCCGCGAGGCTCCACGCCGATGGCCGGCACAATCAGCTGCTCTATGTCGACGGCGGCCCCTCGACCACGCAGACCGTCGGCAAGCTGCGGATGAGGGGGCAGGAGGTGTTCCGCCACGCTGTCACCAATCTTGCCTCGGTGCTGCGCGAGGTGATGGATGCGGCCGGCCTGGCCACGTCCGACATCGACTGGGTGGTGCCCCACCAGGCCAATCGCCGCATCCTCGACGCTACAGCACGCAAGCTCGGCCTGCCCGCGGAAAGCGTGATCGTGACGGTCGACCGGCACGCCAACACCTCCGCCGCGTCGGTCCCGCTCGCGCTCGACGTCGCGATCCGCGACGGGCGGATCAAGCGTGGCGACCTGCTCGTGCTCGAGGCGATGGGCGGCGGCTTCACCTGGGGCGCGGCGGCCATCCGGTATTAA